In one window of Nerophis ophidion isolate RoL-2023_Sa linkage group LG05, RoL_Noph_v1.0, whole genome shotgun sequence DNA:
- the LOC133553158 gene encoding galectin-3 isoform X3 produces the protein MDLLSSILSTLSLPRISIVDPDPLPSPPSQHADVLCGSCPPGSPPQTSALWPAQVSGTTFPSWPGQATQVAQPAFPPQPAPCWTGQPNSPCWLGTQPLPVSGVTPVPVPPQTVTPSPSPTTNMIPAPAQTTVPSSSPNCQPCWPGTQYQPLQPPSPVHPMVPYQVPGVSPVPVPPAPAPVSVPAPAPVSNLHPNMPGWATHPGWPYNPGQSGWPGQNPSLVPQHWLPPTSGPLSVPYNLNLSRGVYDKMMMTLLGQVKPNAKMFTVNFLRGNDIAFHINPRFSEGGKQVLVRNHKVGERWGSEERDLKGPFPFALGSPFEANVWLKRWKGLERRLGQLVLDQGSAVLQGGSWR, from the exons ATGGAC TTGTTGTCGTCCATCCTATCAACACTCTCTCTCCCTCGTATCTCCATCGTCGACCCTGACCCTCTGCCCTCCCCACCCTCTCAGCATGCTGATGTTCTGTGTGGCAGCTGCCCGCCTGGTTCTCCCCCACAGACTAGCGCCTTGTGGCCTGCTCAGGTTTCTGGGACCACGTTCCCTTCATGGCCCGGACAAGCCACCCAGGTTGCCCAACCCGCCTTTCCTCCTCAGCCGGCTCCATGCTGGACCGGCCAGCCTAACTCTCCCTGCTGGCTTGGAACTCAACCGTTACCAGTCTCTGGAGTCACCCCTGTTCCAGTCCCGCCTCAGACTGTAACACCCTCCCCTTCCCCAACCACAAACATGATCCCGGCTCCTGCTCAGACCACTGTTCCATCTTCGAGTCCTAACTGCCAGCCTTGTTGGCCAGGCACCCAGTACCAGCCTCTCCAGCCACCGTCTCCTGTTCATCCCATGGTTCCCTACCAGGTTCCAGGTGTATCTCCTGTTCCTGTACCACCAGCACCAGCCCCTGTTTCTGTTCCTGCACCTGCTCCTGTTTCAAACCTACATCCAAATATGCCAGGTTGGGCCACCCACCCAGGTTGGCCTTACAACCCAGGACAATCAGGATGGCCCGGTCAGAACCCGTCCTTGGTGCCCCAACACTGGCTTCCGCCCACATCTGGACCGCTG AGTGTTCCCTACAACCTGAACCTGTCCAGAGGAGTGTATGACAAGATGATGATGACCCTCCTGGGCCAAGTGAAACCAAACGCTAAGAT GTTCACGGTGAACTTCCTGAGAGGAAACGACATTGCCTTCCACATCAACCCTCGCTTCAGTGAGGGCGGAAAACAGGTGCTGGTGCGCAACCACAAAGTGGGCGAGCGCTGGGGGTCCGAAGAGCGAGACTTGAAGGGACCTTTCCCCTTCGCCCTCGGTAGCCCCTTTGAG GCTAACGTTTGGCTGAAAAGGTGGAAAGGGTTGGAAAGACGTTTGGGACAGCTGGTCCTAGATCAGGGAAGTGCTGTGCTGCAGGGAGGCTCCTGGAG